TTCCGGTCTGAGGGAAATACTCCTTATCACTACCTAAAATAGAAACCAGGCCATCTTCTTTACCTTCTGGGGTGTAGCAAACATAGATATCTGCGCCTACCTTCTGGCACTCCTCTTTTATATCATAAAGAAAACAACGATGCAGCTGTGCACATTCCGATGGCTTAAGCCAAGGCATCATTCTCGTTTTCGTCTCTCCCGGGATAGGTACCCGTGTAAATATAATGATTGCTCTTTTCATTTACTTATTATCTCCAGTATCTTAATTAATTACTGCCTTTTGTTACTTATTAGTGTGAAATAGGTTTTTCTTCAAGCTTCATATTACCAGAACTTTGTTTTTATTCGATTCATTAGCGACTTTTCTGTATCTGGATCTTCGTGAATCCCTAAAATTTCTGTTAAAATGTGTGACACATTTTCACATCCATTTCTACTAAGATGCCCCGCACAGGATCCACAATACGTATAAATGTGCTTATAATTTTTCAATGCTTTTGGCATTCTTTTTGCTAACTCTGGCTCTTTCACCCCAGCGCAGCCTCCAAGCCCACAACACTGTGCCTCCTGTATGACATGAACCTCACCGTTTAGATAAGTATTCATCCATGAAAGCCACCTATTTTCTTTGCGATCTGGGCAAGGTCTAAAGACCTGTATGTCTCCTTTAATTTTCTGACCAATTCCAAGTTCTTGAAGCTTCTCATAAATACTAACTACCTTAACCTGTAATTTTCCTTCTAAAAAGTCATAACAATTAGGACAGACCATAATTACTTCCTGAATATTAAACTTTTTCAATCTATCATTCAAATTATCTAAGAGTAGTTTCTCCTGCTTGTACAATCCCAATTCAGCGATTGGTTTCCCACAACAATCAAATACCACACCTATGTCTGCCTTCTCTTTTAATAAATCAACTAGCCTCTTTGTGGTTCTGGGATAAAACGATGGAAAATTACAACCGGGAAACAATACACTTTTTCCCGGCTGCTTATAATTCCGAAAGAGATAGTTCTTCTTTTCACCTAGAAGCATGTTGTACCCCTTTACAGGTAACTTTCCATTATTTTTTTCTGTTTGCTCCCTACGTATTTGAAGAATAACTTCTCTTCCATCAATTCCTTTTGGACAAACCTCAGAGCATTTTCCACATAAAAAGCAGTGATAAGCCAATTCTTTAAAATCTTTCATAGCACCGATATCTATCTTATACTTGTCAAGAAACAGACAGTTCTTCATACACAAACCACAATGTATACATGAATTTGTATCTACCGATTTATGAAATTCCTTTTTCATAATTTGCACTTCCTTTTGATGGGTCAGTGAGTATCGCAGCAAATGCCTTTATAATCTGTACTATAGTGGCGAGAGCAAAAATAGGACTAATAAAATAAAAAGCTCTCATAGTTTTTACTGAGTTCATAGCTGTAAACACCGTATACAACACCGTCATTACAACCATCCCCCCATTCACCATAGAAGTCATCTTCGTGATTTTATTTCTTCTGATTATATAAAATATAACAACTGCTACTGTCAAGAGTACAATCAGTAATAATACGGAAGTCTTCCATGATTCTAAGGGATAATCTCGTTCCCATCTCTGATTTTTATAAATCACGTATCTGGCCATTCCCATTTTCTTTTTTGTAAAATATCGTATCAAATATCCTCCTAAAAACAGAAGTAATTCTACCAATGTCAAGAAGAGATAGCCTACCTTTCTCATATTTATAACCATACTCCTTCCAAAGTAGTTGAAAAACACAGTTTTTCAACCTGCTACACTTGCTATTAACTTTCAACTTTTACAGAATTATTTTGCTGCTTTATCCGTTGATAGCTCTCCTACTGTAGTATATACACAATCATCACTATTTGGATCTCCTACCTGAACTGGAAGCTCATCATTCATCTGCCATTGATTCCAACCTCCATCGTATAAAGAGACATTTTCATAAGAATTCTCATAACAGATTAAAAATGGAATTGTTGCTCTCCATCCTGTACCACAATAGAAAGATAGTTCATTATCTAAAGAAGCGCCAGATTCTTGTAAGTATCCCTCTAACACATCAATTCCTACTGTAGTTCCATCTTCGTTATTATAAGATCCGTCATCGGTATCATGTCCCCAAATTGCACCTTTTGGCTCTCCAGCTCTATCAATGTATCCGTAGCCGCTTGTCTCACCTAGAAATTCTTGTTTACTTCGAATACTAACTAACTTGAAATTTTCATCATTTTCAAGCTTATCTTTTACTTCATCAATAGAAAGTATATACTCAGGATGTGCAGGAATGGTAACTCCAAAATCTTCTTCTGTTTTACTTGGCTTATTACTTTCTTTTTCTATTGCATAATCAGCCTTTACCCAGGCTTCCATTCCACCATCTAAACATTTAACATTTTCAACTCCTGCCCAAAGCATAGAAAATGCAACTCTATCATCGGCTGAATTTGAACCTGTATCACTATAACAAATCACTGTTGTATCTTTTGTAATACCAAACTCTGACATCAACGCTACAAATTCTTCTGGCTCTCTTAAATTCCAGTACTCTTCTGACTCAACATTGTCTGTATTCATATGAACGGATCCTGGAATATGACCTTCCTTATATGTGACGCTATCTTCTTCTGTACCCCATGAACATTCAAGAATAATATAATTTTCCGATTCCTTTTGATTTCCATCAATAACACTCTGTACCCATTGTGGTGTCACATACACTTTTCTAGTATCTACTGCATCCGCTGTTACATTGCTTTCTTCTTTTTGCTGTGTTGCATCGTTTTCCTTTGTAGCCGCTGTGCAACCAGTTACCAACACACTTGCCATTGCTGCGCATAATAATACTTTTAATACTCTCTTCTTCATCGTTTACTCCTAATTCTAAAATATTTATTCTAACTCTTATCTACCTTAAGTTTAAATTCGTAACTCAAGCTTCTTAGTTTCAAAATCTATACTATACTTGATAAATTCAACCAGAACAGTATATTAATTACAAGGATTGAAACTTTTACGTCGACGTGACTATGATGAATTTGTGAAACGAATTAAGGTTTAAAATACTGTCTTTCAATACGAACCAAAAAATCTTCATTTAAATAATCCTCAAGTTTATGGAATGTATCTTGATTACGTATGAGTCGTCCTGGTTCTTGGTATTGCACCCACGCCATAGCGCACCATGTAATCCCTCGAAGACAGGTAATTGATATAAAAAGTTCTAACTGTTCTTTCAAGTTCTCTATCATAAATCGTCCATCCACAGCCATAAGATACGCTTGTACAAACTCATCTATTTCTTTTTGAGAAAGAATAATATCCGTCTTCCAAAAAGTAGTGGTAGGAGCTAGAAAATGTCCCAAATCCTGTACTGGATTCCCCGATAAAGGCTTCTCCCAGTCCACCAGATAATTAGATTTCCCATAACCGTTTATAAGGAAATTTCCTGAATTAAGTTCCGTGTTAATGCAACAGTGATATCCTGTATAAACACCCTCGGAAGCTAATTTTTCCTCACCATACTTTAACATTTTTTCAATTTGTTTCTTAATCTTAATACTACCAAGAGGCGAATCATAATATGTTTGAACCATAGCATGGCATTCATCTAAGATAGCCTTAAGAGGATTTGGTGGCGATAAAAGCCCTTTATGACCTAATATCGGAACACTATGAATATCAGCCAAACATTCTGCTGCAAGAGGAAGATCCGTTTTATAATTTAAACTTCTTCCTTCTAAAAATTCCATAACCATGACACCATAATCTAGGAATTCTTTGCTTCCATCTACATAGAAAGGTCTCGGGGTTCGTCCAGATTCCTTTAAAAATTCAAGAGCATCATATTCATATTGTATTTGATTTAAAAGATTCATTTGGCTCCCTGTGTTTACTCGAAGGACCATCTTCTTCTTCGTCACCGGATGCTCAAAAACATAGTTAATATTATATTCACCTTGAGCCAATTCTTTATATACGATTCTTTCTTCTTTCGGAATTTCTAACACATCCTTTAAACTACTCTGCTCAAGATAGTCTCTTAACCCCTTAATCTTGTCCATTCCTTTTATCCTTTCTTAAAAACTATCAAAGATATTTACGACCCGTATTATAATTTCTAAATACGGGTCGGTATTTCGGAAAATCCACGAACCAAGGAAACTCTTACTTTTATTTTACTCCTGTACAAAAGCTGCCTGTACTGCTGCTCCCTTTGCTCCATCTTCAATAATATATAAATTGTCTACATCAAATCCTGCATCTTTTAATACAGAAACACCTGCTTTGGCACATTTATTACCACTGTAACATAAGAAGTAAACTGGTTTCTCTTTATCTAATTTTTCTTCAGCCAAATTATACAATGCTGTCTGTGCTTTTGCATCATCAAAATCTGTTAAATCACTATGAATAGAGCCTTTTAAATGTCCTGCATTATAATTCTCATCATCACGTACATCAATGATTTGAGCATCCGCATTTTGTAATGCTTCTTCACCACTTATATACTGCCATTCAATAGTTTCATCAGAACGATCTGTTGTAAGTGCATTCTTCTCTTTCGCCAATGCTTTTGCTCCACCTTCAACTGTATAGATTAAAGATGCGTCAATACCTGCTTCTGTTAACACTTCTGTTGCTTTCTGTGCCCCTCTTTGTCCACTATTACAAATAATATAGATTTTTTCGCCATCATTTAAATTTTCTTTTGCATAAGTAGCCATTTCATCTGCAAGGGCTTCCTCTTCTAAAGGAAAAATCGGACACCACTCAGAGCCTACAACTCTTCCTTCTTCATATGTACTCCATTCACGTACATCTAATACATGTCCGCTTCCATCTTTCGCTAACTTCACAGTTTCAGAAGCTGACACATACTGATATCCGTCGTCTGAAACCTTAGCACCCTCCTTAGAATTACATCCTACCAATAAGGATAATGATAATACCACTGCGAACCCTAAACTCATTACTTTTTTCTTCATAATTAATCTCCTATCTGTGCACTTAGCACACGTACAAATCAGTTTGAGTAAAAGATATCCTTCCTCTCACCCTAATTTCCTGTTCTTTTAATTTTTATGTATTCAAAAGCTTATAACTTTCCCTTATTTATAAGCCATTGGTACCTCAAGCCATGTGTCATATATATTGCGTTTAAATGACATTTCATCTTTTATTTCAGGCAAATTCAAGGTATATCCTTCGTTTTCTTCCCTTAAATATCCCTTCGTTAAATCTTCCTTTGAAAGATCAAAAAATCTTTCCTTCTTTTCAAATAATTCAGGATGCATTAAATATACCGCTGCCGTAACATCCCAGTTATAGAATCCTTTAATTCCATACCCATCCTGATTATAAGAAAACCAGTAGTCGGTTTTCTCCCTGATATATTTTGCAATTCTCTTTTCACTGTTAAAAAGTTCCCTTTTATACTCTTCTTTTGTGAATAAAACCTTCAAACAATTATTACCGGTAATAACGGATACATCATGTCCGTATTTCAAAACATGATATGTGGCCAGTGGATCGCAAGAAAAATTCAGCTCATCCATCACTTTCTTTTCAAATACCAGCGGAGAGGTAATTCCACCCATCAATACAATCTCTTTTACATATTTATAAAAATTAGGTTCCAGTTCATATGCGCCTTGCAAATTGGTCAAAGACCCAGTAGCCAGAATGGATAATTCCCCTGGATAGCGACTTGCCATCTCAGCCAGATATTCAGATGCTTCATTCCTATAATCACCAGGACAACTTCCGCCCTTCTTTAAAGTTATGTCCTCACATCCAATTTCCTTTTGCATCTCTTTTATATTCGAATAAACTGCGTCAATCTTGTTGTTGCCATAGGTTGCGGTGATTCCACAAACTGTAGCATCCTTACAGCCTAATAGATATAGTAATGCCAATCCATCATCCACATCACATCCCTTAATTCCCATGGTATTATCGCAATCAAATATAATTTTCTTCATCACAAACTCCTATCTGTGTGCTTTTCCCACGTAATATGACGTATTCTTCAAGAACTATATGTTTTATTAAGAGCTAAACGTTTTCCTAGAACTATAAGCTTTTCTAGTTCTCACTTATCTCTTTTCGAAAATAAGTAAAACCTGAACCATCCACTGCAATATTCACTTCATAAACGCCATCCTCTAAGTCAGCCTCCCATTCACAGGCCTTACCTATGAATCTGCCGTTCTTAACGGTCCCTATCATGCAGTTTGCCTTCCCAATATATTCTTCAACCTTCTGATTTTTCGGATGATATAGTATATTGTGAGGAACGTCATATTGAATGATTCTTCCTTCACTCATCAATGCAATTCGGTCCGATAACTGAAGTGCTTCCTGCTTATCATGAGTGACTAAAATGGTAGTTAAACAGCGTGTTTCATGTAATTTCTTAACTAAACTAGCCATCTCTATCCGAAGCTTCCCATCCAGCCCTGAGAAGGGTTCATCTAAGAGCAGTACTCTAGGCTCGGCAGCCAATGCTCTTGCCAGTGCGACTCTTTGCAGCTGCCCCCCTGACATTTCTCGTATCTTTCTCTTTTCAAAGCCCTCAAGTTGAACTTCTTTTAATAATTGTGATACCCGCTCTTTTTGAATCTTCTTAGGTATCTTTTTAAGTTCCATAGAAAATGCAATGTTTTTTTCTACTGTCATATGAGGGAAAAGACGCAGGTCTTGAAATACAATCACAGTCCCTCTTTTTTCAGGTGGTATTTCCTTCATAGATTTTTCATTTACGGAAATCTCCCCTGATTCTATCTCAATCAGACCGGCAATGCTCTTTAAAAGTGTACTTTTACCGCAACCAGATGCCCCTAATAAAGATATAAATTCACCGTCTTTTATCTCCATATTCACTTCATGTAAAATGTCTTCTTTTTGTAATTTTACATTTAATTTTTTAATGACTAAACTCATACAAACTCCTGTTAGGCATAATAATCTACTTTGTAGTTTTTACTGTATTTATTTGCAACCCACTCAAATAGTCCAAATATAACGAGTGTTATGCCTAAAAACACAGCACTATATACCGAAGCAATATTTCTATCTCCGCTCTGCAAATAAGGTACCATCACTATGGTAAAGGTTTTCACCTTTCCTCCGCCAATTAATAAGGTAAGAAAATACTGACTAAAAGACACAAGGTATGCCATGCTAAACGCTGACAACATCACCGGTACTAAAAGTGGTAATGATACCTTATAAAATGCCTTAAGGGGTGTTGCTCCAAGAACTCTTGCCTGCTCTTCCAATCCTTTTCCTACTCCCTTGGTTCCATCCATCAAAAGCCTGATTGCATATGGTAGGGAATAAATAAGTTGGGCTATCACTACCCCATACACTGTATTGTTAAGTCCTGCCTTAATAAACGTCACCTGTATCCCCATAGCGAATACCGTTGCTGGCACCATAAAAGGTAGAATCGATAGGAAATAAAGTATTCCTTTTCCTTTAAAATCATAAAATACAAATGCTCTTGCCGTCATGGTACCTATCACTACTGACAAGGCTGCTACCACAGTAGATATGAATATACTGGACATAAAGAGCGAAACCATCTGATGTTTTCTACTAAGTATTTCTAGTGCTGCACGAGTAGAAAAAACCTGAGGTAACAAATCTGGCCATGCCCAGCGTTCTACAAATACCCAAATGAAAATTGTGAAAACAGGTATCAAAATGATAAGCGCAAATGTGAATAATATTAATGTAGTAATTTTATTCTTCTTTCCTGTCATTCTTTTCCCTGCTTTCTTTGGTTCAATCTCCTGATCTTTTTTTCCATTAGTATATAGTAAATACACGCACTGATACATGAGATAATAATAATGATTCCATTTAAAGCCATAGCATAAGGTCTGTTCTTTAAATTCGGATGAATATACTCAATATATGCCTGTACGGGAAGTGCTCTTGGCATTGTTGCTCCAAGAATCGCGGGCAGCTCATATGCTCCTAACGAAAAGACAAATATAATAAGGAATCCACTTAGGATTGAATTTTTACAAAGCGGTAATGTTACCTTATAAAAGGACGTCCATCTACTAGCCCCCAAATTCCTAGCTGCTTCACCTAATTTATCATTGATATTCGACATTAAAGCAATAATAAAATATATAATAAAGGGAACCTCTTTCCACAGATAAGCCAGAATAATTCCTATCCCATAAGAATCATACATAAACATTGGAAATTGCTGCTGTTCCTTAATAATTCCTAAAGAATAAAAAATTCTGGCTACCATTCCATTTTGAGATAATATATTAATTGTAAATAACGCTACCACTACATGAGGCACCACAATAGGCAGTTGCACAATTCTCATGTAACTCCCTTTTGTTCTGCGGCTCATAACAATCACAGCACATATAACTACACCAATGAACGTTGCTAGTACAGAAGAAATAAAAGCAATCCTAAGACTATATTCAATGGACCTCATTGTACTTGGATTTCTTAAAATCTCTTTATAATACTTAAGTGTTGGTTCCGTTAATCCAAATGCAGGAATCACCCCAAGGCTCTGAGCAATTGCACTTATTAATCCGATTAAAAATATTATTGATAATATTATCTGCGGTATTAACAATCTGTAGGGAGCTGACTTCTTCCACATTACTTCCCAACTACCTCTTCTTCCCATATTTCTTCAATGATAGGTACTAATTCAGCCTTCATCTCTGGTAAACGTTTTTCAAGAAGTTCATCTTGAGGAATTGTTCCTTTTCCTAGATCTACTTTATCAAAAGCTTCTTTTTGTGTATCATTTAATTTATCGTAATCCACTACCGGAAGTACTTTCAACTCATCATATCGGTCTGCCTGAACTTCAGGAGAAATCATTTCATTAATGGCTACCATGGCTCCAGCTTTGTTTGGTGCATTCACTGCGATTGCCATAAAGTTAGTATTTCCAATGGTGCCCTTGTCAAACTGAAATGTCTGAGTCGTTTCAGTATACGTTCCATTTTCTATCTTTATCGCTGTCCCATATGCATCATAGCTCATATTTAGTAACACTTCACCATCTGCAAACATGTTATCCAGTGTGGTTGAAGAATTCGGAAATGTAGTTCCCTGATTCCATAAATATGGATTTAACTGTCTTAAATATTCAAGCGCTGGTTCTATGGCTTCTTTTACCACTTCTTTATCTGCTTCCATCGTAAGAAACTGTTCATATCCACAGATATCATAAATAACGTTACGCACAAATGCACTTCCTGTAAAATCTGGAAGGGCTGGATATGTCACCTTCCCCGGATTCTTTTTCACAAATTCCATTAATGCCTCAGTGCTGGTTGGCAATTCAGTAACAACAGCAGTATCTGCAATCATGACAATCTGTGCCTTTCCATATGGTGCCTCAAATCCCTCAATCGGGTATGCAAAATCTAATGTAACATCTTCTGATTCTGTATCGATATACTCGTTATAATTCGGAAGTTTATCTACAAATGGACCGTAAAGCATATTATTTTCTTTTGCAGATTGAAAATTCTCACCATTGATCCAAATCATATCAATACTTCCTTTTTCTTTCCCTGCCTGTACTTCACCAGAGAGTTGGCTAAGTACCTGATCAATGTCCATAGGTACACGTTCCATGGTAATATCATATTTTTCTTTCATAAGTGGTGCAAATTCATTATCAAGCCACTGATTAAGCTGTTCATCTCCACCCCACCCGTAAAACGTAACTGTGGTTCCTTTTGCTGACTCTACCATTTCTTCAAAGGTCATATCAGCGATATCTGTTTCCATTTCCTTTGTATTATTCTCTTTCTTTGAGCAAGCTGCCATAGAAAATAGCAGTACTGTAAGCATAAACATTGTAAACAATTTCTTTTTCATGGTGTTTTTCCTTTATTCCAATATTTTTATATTCGCATCCTACTTTTCATTATTACTGTAATTCTAAATTCTATTTATTTATGTAATTTGTTCCACCTTCTTCATTTTTTCATTCATAACTTTACATTTATTCATCCATTCTCATTACTTATGAATTCACATCATCAAATTCATTCATCTATTTACGTTACTTTTTAGTTAACATCATTTTCAAATCCTCATATCTTACAATTCTTCCTTATCAGCCTTTAGGAACTTTCTTTGAATCAAAATTCCCGTTCCAGTAACTACAAACGCAAGAATTCCTGCAATGAGAAAATATCTCCATTTTTCCTCACCTGCCGTAAGCCCCGCAGCTCCAATTGTAAAAAAAGATACTCCAGGAAGCATAAATATGAATGTAAAGATTGAGTATTTCCAAAAACTAATATCAGTAATCCCATAGGCGAAATTCTGCAAATTGTATGGGAAAATTGGAACCATTCTAGTAATCATTAATACGAGCATATCGCTCTTTCCATCTTCTAAAAATAGAAGTTTTTTTAGTACACTATTCTTCTCAAGCATCGGCTTAATTGTGTCCCTCAAAAAAAATCGTGCAGTTAAAAATGCTAACATTGCTCCTAAAGTGGTGGCAACAAGGCATGCAAATATACCAATGACAGGTCCAAACAAAACCCCCGCTATAACAGCAAATGTAATGCCTGGAAGGGCAAACACCACACATCCGACAATCGTCAGCACAATATAGATGAAAATGGCTACTAAGAAATTATTATTGACGATTTCCTGTAAAAAGGAAAGGTTGTCCATGTTGCTCAAATACTTAGACCAACCAAAACAGCCGTTTAATGTCACAATAACAATAACAAGCAACGTAAATAACAGAAGCTTTGTTAAGCCTTTCTTATTTTCCATTGTTACCGTGCCTCTTCTGACGTTCTATGTAAAGCTGGCGGAATAAAACAATCAATGCAGACAGTGCAAACAAAATCAGTAATGCTGTTACAAACATCTGTGCACCACCAGTTAGCATTCCTCCCACATAAGAGTAAATAACGGTTGCAGGTAATTGACCAATCCCAGTTGCAACTATAAAGCCACCAAATGACATAGACGTAAGCCCTGACGCATAGCTAACGATATCAAAAGAGATAAAAGGAAGTAATCTAGCAATTAATATACTCATACGACCATGCTTTTTGAAAAAATCATCAATTTGTTTTATTCCTGTTTTACTTGTCAATTTTTCTACTACATCACGTCCCAAAATTCTTGCAATAAAGAAGCAAATAGCTGCTCCCACCATAGAACTCACCCAGGATAAAATTGCCCCCTGCCACCAGCCAAATAGATTGGCATTTGCAAATGTAATTAAGAAAGCTGGCAACGGTGCCGCTATGGATTGTAATATCATCAATAAAAATGATACCAATACTGCATACGGTCCATAAGACTCAACGAACGTTCTAAGTACCTTAAAATCACCGCTTGCGAACATCTTTAATATACTATTAAAATTCTTATTTACTGATGGTATAAAAAAATACATCAGTACTGCCGCCACAAAAAAGGCAAGCATAACGACCTTGGTCACCCATTTTCTCTTTTTTAATGCATTCTTCTCCATAATTCCCCCTGATTTCTTGTCTCGACTTTCAATTATAGCATGCATCCCATATATTTCAATTAATAGGGTCTATATATACAAAAATACAATATATAACCATAGATATATAGATGATATGATTAAAAGCTTCCAAGAGTTAAATGCTACTCCTTTTATATTTTCTAAAGAATGTCTATTCAGGATAGTGTAATTTACACTATCAGATGATAAAAAATAAGTACTATAATATTATCGTTTCAAGAAACTCTGTAAGTCAGTACTTAATAAGTTCTGATTTACAGATTTTTTTGGGGTCAATCTATTTATGCTGGAATTTTACAACAATATAAATTCCAACTAAATAGTTTATTGATATATATTAGTTAGGAAAGAAAAGAGGTATTTTAAATGAATTCAACAGGAAATACACTTGAAGATGTCTTAAAAAGTCGTGGTATTGACATGGCAGATGTTGACGCTCAAGATTATAAAATTCCAGAACCAAAAGAGAGCACAAAAAGACTTATGGAAATCTACTACAACTTAAAAGTTACTGCAGATATGGAAGCTCCATACTGGTACAACAGAGCTTGGTGGGAAAATGACGGAGATGTAACTATCGTAAGAAGAGCGAAAGCTATGGCTGCATGCTTATCACATATCACACCTACAATTTTGCCTTATGAGAAACTTGTTATGAACAAGACAAAGAATGTTAGAGGTGCTTTCCCATTTCCTTGGGTTTGTGCAAGTTTCTTTAACGCACAGGCAGAAGCTTTAATGAACGAAGTGGATGCTCCAGCAGAGAGTGAAGCTGATTCAGTCAGCATGGTTGGTGCTGGTGGCGGTAATGTTACTGAAAGTTATGGAAATGTTATTTCTCTTGCTAAGAAGTTTGGTATGAGAAAGGAAGAAATCCCAGTTTTGGTTAAAACATCTAAACCTTGGGATGGGGTTTCTGTTGAAGACATAAGTGCAAAATATGCAAAGTTCACACCAGGTTATGATTTAGAACAACGAATTATGGAATCTGTTATCTGTATGTTTGATTCCTGGGCAATTCCTCAAGGAC
The Clostridium sp. Marseille-P299 genome window above contains:
- a CDS encoding (Fe-S)-binding protein translates to MKKEFHKSVDTNSCIHCGLCMKNCLFLDKYKIDIGAMKDFKELAYHCFLCGKCSEVCPKGIDGREVILQIRREQTEKNNGKLPVKGYNMLLGEKKNYLFRNYKQPGKSVLFPGCNFPSFYPRTTKRLVDLLKEKADIGVVFDCCGKPIAELGLYKQEKLLLDNLNDRLKKFNIQEVIMVCPNCYDFLEGKLQVKVVSIYEKLQELGIGQKIKGDIQVFRPCPDRKENRWLSWMNTYLNGEVHVIQEAQCCGLGGCAGVKEPELAKRMPKALKNYKHIYTYCGSCAGHLSRNGCENVSHILTEILGIHEDPDTEKSLMNRIKTKFW
- a CDS encoding sulfurtransferase, yielding MKKRVLKVLLCAAMASVLVTGCTAATKENDATQQKEESNVTADAVDTRKVYVTPQWVQSVIDGNQKESENYIILECSWGTEEDSVTYKEGHIPGSVHMNTDNVESEEYWNLREPEEFVALMSEFGITKDTTVICYSDTGSNSADDRVAFSMLWAGVENVKCLDGGMEAWVKADYAIEKESNKPSKTEEDFGVTIPAHPEYILSIDEVKDKLENDENFKLVSIRSKQEFLGETSGYGYIDRAGEPKGAIWGHDTDDGSYNNEDGTTVGIDVLEGYLQESGASLDNELSFYCGTGWRATIPFLICYENSYENVSLYDGGWNQWQMNDELPVQVGDPNSDDCVYTTVGELSTDKAAK
- a CDS encoding aminoglycoside phosphotransferase family protein produces the protein MDKIKGLRDYLEQSSLKDVLEIPKEERIVYKELAQGEYNINYVFEHPVTKKKMVLRVNTGSQMNLLNQIQYEYDALEFLKESGRTPRPFYVDGSKEFLDYGVMVMEFLEGRSLNYKTDLPLAAECLADIHSVPILGHKGLLSPPNPLKAILDECHAMVQTYYDSPLGSIKIKKQIEKMLKYGEEKLASEGVYTGYHCCINTELNSGNFLINGYGKSNYLVDWEKPLSGNPVQDLGHFLAPTTTFWKTDIILSQKEIDEFVQAYLMAVDGRFMIENLKEQLELFISITCLRGITWCAMAWVQYQEPGRLIRNQDTFHKLEDYLNEDFLVRIERQYFKP
- a CDS encoding rhodanese-like domain-containing protein; this translates as MKKKVMSLGFAVVLSLSLLVGCNSKEGAKVSDDGYQYVSASETVKLAKDGSGHVLDVREWSTYEEGRVVGSEWCPIFPLEEEALADEMATYAKENLNDGEKIYIICNSGQRGAQKATEVLTEAGIDASLIYTVEGGAKALAKEKNALTTDRSDETIEWQYISGEEALQNADAQIIDVRDDENYNAGHLKGSIHSDLTDFDDAKAQTALYNLAEEKLDKEKPVYFLCYSGNKCAKAGVSVLKDAGFDVDNLYIIEDGAKGAAVQAAFVQE
- a CDS encoding nucleoside hydrolase — encoded protein: MKKIIFDCDNTMGIKGCDVDDGLALLYLLGCKDATVCGITATYGNNKIDAVYSNIKEMQKEIGCEDITLKKGGSCPGDYRNEASEYLAEMASRYPGELSILATGSLTNLQGAYELEPNFYKYVKEIVLMGGITSPLVFEKKVMDELNFSCDPLATYHVLKYGHDVSVITGNNCLKVLFTKEEYKRELFNSEKRIAKYIREKTDYWFSYNQDGYGIKGFYNWDVTAAVYLMHPELFEKKERFFDLSKEDLTKGYLREENEGYTLNLPEIKDEMSFKRNIYDTWLEVPMAYK
- a CDS encoding ABC transporter ATP-binding protein translates to MSLVIKKLNVKLQKEDILHEVNMEIKDGEFISLLGASGCGKSTLLKSIAGLIEIESGEISVNEKSMKEIPPEKRGTVIVFQDLRLFPHMTVEKNIAFSMELKKIPKKIQKERVSQLLKEVQLEGFEKRKIREMSGGQLQRVALARALAAEPRVLLLDEPFSGLDGKLRIEMASLVKKLHETRCLTTILVTHDKQEALQLSDRIALMSEGRIIQYDVPHNILYHPKNQKVEEYIGKANCMIGTVKNGRFIGKACEWEADLEDGVYEVNIAVDGSGFTYFRKEISEN
- a CDS encoding ABC transporter permease gives rise to the protein MTGKKNKITTLILFTFALIILIPVFTIFIWVFVERWAWPDLLPQVFSTRAALEILSRKHQMVSLFMSSIFISTVVAALSVVIGTMTARAFVFYDFKGKGILYFLSILPFMVPATVFAMGIQVTFIKAGLNNTVYGVVIAQLIYSLPYAIRLLMDGTKGVGKGLEEQARVLGATPLKAFYKVSLPLLVPVMLSAFSMAYLVSFSQYFLTLLIGGGKVKTFTIVMVPYLQSGDRNIASVYSAVFLGITLVIFGLFEWVANKYSKNYKVDYYA
- a CDS encoding ABC transporter permease, which translates into the protein MWKKSAPYRLLIPQIILSIIFLIGLISAIAQSLGVIPAFGLTEPTLKYYKEILRNPSTMRSIEYSLRIAFISSVLATFIGVVICAVIVMSRRTKGSYMRIVQLPIVVPHVVVALFTINILSQNGMVARIFYSLGIIKEQQQFPMFMYDSYGIGIILAYLWKEVPFIIYFIIALMSNINDKLGEAARNLGASRWTSFYKVTLPLCKNSILSGFLIIFVFSLGAYELPAILGATMPRALPVQAYIEYIHPNLKNRPYAMALNGIIIIISCISACIYYILMEKKIRRLNQRKQGKE
- a CDS encoding ABC transporter substrate-binding protein, which translates into the protein MKKKLFTMFMLTVLLFSMAACSKKENNTKEMETDIADMTFEEMVESAKGTTVTFYGWGGDEQLNQWLDNEFAPLMKEKYDITMERVPMDIDQVLSQLSGEVQAGKEKGSIDMIWINGENFQSAKENNMLYGPFVDKLPNYNEYIDTESEDVTLDFAYPIEGFEAPYGKAQIVMIADTAVVTELPTSTEALMEFVKKNPGKVTYPALPDFTGSAFVRNVIYDICGYEQFLTMEADKEVVKEAIEPALEYLRQLNPYLWNQGTTFPNSSTTLDNMFADGEVLLNMSYDAYGTAIKIENGTYTETTQTFQFDKGTIGNTNFMAIAVNAPNKAGAMVAINEMISPEVQADRYDELKVLPVVDYDKLNDTQKEAFDKVDLGKGTIPQDELLEKRLPEMKAELVPIIEEIWEEEVVGK